From Alienimonas californiensis, a single genomic window includes:
- a CDS encoding cold-shock protein, producing MAEGVIKRVTDKGFGFIDAGTGKDLFFHMSNLEGVRFEELYEGQQVEFTQGEGPKGPRAEGVRPIG from the coding sequence ATGGCTGAAGGTGTGATCAAGCGGGTGACCGATAAAGGCTTTGGCTTTATCGACGCCGGTACCGGCAAAGACCTGTTCTTCCACATGAGCAATCTCGAAGGCGTTCGCTTCGAAGAGCTCTACGAAGGCCAGCAGGTCGAGTTCACCCAGGGCGAAGGCCCCAAGGGTCCCCGCGCCGAGGGCGTTCGGCCGATCGGCTGA
- the epmB gene encoding EF-P beta-lysylation protein EpmB, with product MSVAPASAPVRAQSAAKPAYMRSLAESIRTADGLIDALGLPEDLREPARAAEKLFPTFVPRSFLARMRPGDPADPLLRQVLPLGEETAPPPPGYATDAVGDAAARPVPGLLHKYRGRALLILAGACAVHCRYCFRRHYPYGEDPRRLEDWEPAFEYLENDPSIREVLLSGGDPLMLTDDRLRQVVERLECIPHLTRLRVHTRLPIVLPDRVTDELLALLRSTRLTPWVVVHANHANELVGDCAAALRALVQNGTPVLNQAVLLKGVNDDADALCALGERLADLGVQNYYLHQLDRVAGAGHFEVPDDRAAALMAQMHARLPGYAVPRLVREEPGAPGKTPL from the coding sequence TTGTCCGTCGCCCCCGCCTCCGCGCCGGTTCGGGCGCAGTCCGCCGCGAAGCCGGCCTACATGCGGTCGCTGGCGGAGTCGATCCGCACCGCGGACGGGCTGATCGACGCCCTGGGCCTGCCGGAGGACCTGCGGGAGCCGGCCCGGGCGGCGGAGAAGTTGTTCCCCACGTTCGTCCCCCGCAGCTTCCTGGCCCGGATGCGGCCCGGCGACCCGGCCGACCCCCTGCTCCGTCAGGTGTTGCCGCTGGGCGAAGAAACGGCCCCCCCGCCGCCGGGCTACGCGACCGACGCCGTCGGCGACGCCGCCGCCCGCCCCGTCCCCGGCCTGCTGCACAAGTACCGCGGCCGGGCCCTGCTGATCCTCGCCGGCGCCTGTGCGGTGCATTGCCGGTACTGCTTCCGCCGCCACTACCCCTACGGCGAGGACCCCCGGCGGCTGGAGGACTGGGAGCCGGCGTTCGAGTACCTGGAGAACGACCCGTCGATCCGCGAAGTCCTGCTCAGCGGCGGCGACCCGCTGATGCTCACCGACGACCGCCTCCGGCAGGTCGTCGAGCGGCTGGAATGCATCCCGCACCTGACCCGCCTGCGGGTTCACACCCGCCTGCCGATCGTCCTGCCGGACCGGGTGACGGACGAACTGCTGGCCCTGTTGCGGTCGACCCGGCTCACGCCGTGGGTCGTGGTGCACGCCAATCACGCGAACGAACTGGTCGGCGACTGCGCCGCGGCGCTGCGGGCCCTCGTCCAAAACGGCACGCCGGTGTTGAACCAGGCGGTGCTGCTCAAAGGGGTGAACGACGACGCGGACGCCCTATGCGCCCTCGGCGAACGGCTGGCGGACCTCGGGGTGCAGAACTATTACCTGCACCAATTAGACCGCGTCGCCGGCGCCGGGCATTTTGAAGTCCCCGACGACCGGGCCGCGGCGCTGATGGCCCAGATGCACGCCCGCCTGCCCGGCTACGCCGTCCCCCGACTGGTGCGGGAGGAACCCGGCGCCCCGGGCAAAACGCCGCTGTGA
- a CDS encoding sterol desaturase family protein: protein MTVLRDELECPPERRRLGSGWLSGVAGLSLALLGLGAVLCLKYPWLLTMPDARPHYPVAAVRLAVQLVLAGGFACGLLSLTLRPQKWLGGLAVAAAMAATLLGGANAASAAGPDAWRWSLGLDWFLLNLTFTGLLFIPLEKLFGRRNDPLSTFRPEWREDLFYLLISSLLVQGLAYLSLSPVFWVRDHTGWTPFRSWIAAQPAVLQFLEIMFLTDLVQYWVHRAFHKFPRLWRFHAVHHSAETLDWLAGSRMHLMEVVVLRGLTVVPMYLLGFGEGPLYAYLFFVYLSSTLIHSNLRADRAWLRTPGMRRFWSLWERVLVTPRFHHWHHGRERAAIDKNFAVHFPVLDRLFGTHHLPAGTGPDDAGAWPKSTGVGGPDRPPKTFTGQFAYPFRRPPRPAAKTPT, encoded by the coding sequence ATGACCGTTCTTCGTGATGAACTGGAATGTCCGCCGGAGCGGCGGCGGTTGGGGAGCGGGTGGCTGTCCGGCGTCGCCGGGTTGAGCCTCGCCCTGTTGGGGCTCGGGGCGGTGTTGTGTTTGAAGTACCCCTGGTTGCTGACGATGCCGGACGCCCGGCCGCATTATCCGGTGGCGGCGGTGCGGCTGGCGGTGCAACTCGTGTTGGCCGGGGGGTTCGCCTGCGGGCTGCTCAGCCTCACGCTGCGCCCGCAAAAGTGGCTGGGCGGGCTGGCCGTCGCCGCCGCGATGGCCGCGACGCTGCTGGGCGGGGCGAACGCCGCCAGCGCCGCCGGGCCGGACGCCTGGCGGTGGTCGCTCGGGCTGGACTGGTTCTTATTGAACCTGACGTTCACGGGGCTGCTGTTTATTCCGCTCGAAAAACTCTTCGGGCGCCGCAACGACCCGCTGTCGACGTTCCGTCCCGAGTGGCGGGAGGACCTGTTTTATCTGCTGATCAGCAGTCTGTTGGTGCAGGGACTGGCGTATCTGAGCCTGTCGCCGGTGTTCTGGGTGCGGGATCATACCGGCTGGACGCCGTTTCGATCCTGGATCGCCGCTCAGCCGGCCGTGCTGCAATTTCTGGAGATCATGTTCCTCACCGATCTGGTGCAATATTGGGTGCACCGGGCCTTTCACAAGTTCCCGCGGCTGTGGCGGTTCCACGCCGTGCATCACAGCGCCGAGACGCTGGACTGGCTGGCCGGCAGCCGGATGCACCTCATGGAGGTGGTCGTACTGCGGGGGCTGACGGTCGTGCCGATGTATTTATTGGGCTTCGGCGAGGGCCCGCTGTACGCCTATCTGTTCTTCGTTTATCTCTCCAGCACCCTGATTCACAGCAACCTGCGGGCGGATCGGGCGTGGCTGCGGACGCCGGGGATGCGGCGGTTCTGGTCGCTCTGGGAGCGCGTGCTGGTCACGCCGCGGTTCCACCACTGGCATCACGGCCGGGAGCGGGCGGCGATCGATAAAAACTTCGCCGTGCACTTTCCCGTGCTCGATCGGCTGTTCGGCACCCATCACTTGCCGGCCGGGACCGGGCCGGACGACGCCGGGGCCTGGCCGAAATCGACCGGCGTGGGCGGGCCGGACCGCCCGCCCAAAACCTTTACGGGGCAGTTCGCGTACCCGTTCCGCCGGCCCCCGCGGCCGGCGGCGAAGACTCCGACATAA
- the efp gene encoding elongation factor P has translation MASINVGDWKKGLKLEYNGDPYEILEVNFVKPGKGQAIYTTKMRNLLKGTIITNKYRSGDSLEGADVRKGPAQFSFRDGSNYVFMDVASYEQHPLPVESVEERMRFLKEGDTVDLLFWNERPIDMTPPSQVQLAVTYTEPAARGNTTSNVTKAATVETGAEVQVPAFIEEGNVIKIDTESGTYIERVST, from the coding sequence ATGGCCTCCATTAACGTCGGCGACTGGAAGAAGGGCTTGAAGCTGGAGTACAACGGGGATCCGTACGAGATTCTGGAGGTCAACTTCGTCAAGCCCGGCAAGGGGCAGGCGATTTATACGACCAAAATGCGGAACCTGCTCAAGGGCACGATTATCACCAATAAGTACCGCTCCGGCGATTCGCTGGAGGGGGCGGACGTGCGCAAGGGGCCGGCCCAGTTCAGCTTCCGCGACGGCTCCAACTACGTGTTCATGGACGTGGCGAGCTACGAGCAGCACCCGCTGCCGGTGGAGAGCGTCGAGGAGCGGATGCGGTTCCTCAAGGAGGGCGACACCGTCGACCTGCTGTTCTGGAACGAACGGCCGATCGACATGACGCCCCCCTCCCAGGTGCAGCTCGCGGTCACCTACACGGAGCCCGCCGCCCGCGGGAACACCACCTCCAACGTGACCAAGGCCGCCACCGTCGAGACCGGCGCCGAGGTCCAGGTGCCCGCCTTCATCGAGGAAGGCAACGTCATTAAGATCGACACCGAGTCCGGCACGTATATCGAACGCGTCTCCACCTGA
- a CDS encoding SirB1 family protein, translated as MSESPTAGPAPATGSRDERSANEGRDETDAAVEERPAKAETDGEFWKLVCRRRDVNLTAVALEIARDHDPAFDPTDTVRWLKARAVEARGPVAAAPDGRAALTALADVLCGEHELCGGEAAFDDPAGSLIHKVIETGAGLPILLSLIYMDVARRVGLELVGVNAPHHFLTRLDTAAGPLFCDPYHGGRVMNADEAVEFLMERCDLAPAEIADSLHPAPPRAIVVRVLNNLKAIHARRGDWNAAWTVQTRISALCPADYTERRDLALIALHAGRAGQAVDLLTALLPDAPTAEKPVLKRHLSRAVAQVSKWN; from the coding sequence ATGTCCGAATCGCCGACCGCGGGCCCCGCCCCGGCGACTGGTTCCCGCGACGAACGCTCCGCGAACGAGGGCCGAGACGAAACGGACGCCGCCGTGGAGGAACGCCCCGCCAAGGCCGAGACGGACGGCGAGTTCTGGAAGCTGGTCTGTCGCCGCCGGGACGTGAACCTCACCGCGGTGGCGCTGGAGATCGCCCGGGATCACGACCCCGCCTTCGATCCGACGGACACCGTGCGTTGGCTGAAAGCCCGGGCCGTCGAGGCCCGCGGCCCGGTCGCCGCCGCCCCCGACGGCCGCGCCGCCCTGACGGCCCTCGCCGACGTGCTGTGCGGCGAACACGAACTCTGCGGCGGGGAAGCCGCCTTCGACGACCCCGCCGGCTCCCTGATTCACAAGGTGATCGAAACCGGCGCCGGCCTGCCGATTTTGCTCTCGCTGATTTATATGGACGTCGCCCGCCGGGTGGGCTTGGAGCTGGTCGGCGTGAACGCCCCGCACCACTTCCTGACCCGGCTGGACACCGCCGCCGGCCCGCTGTTCTGCGACCCCTACCACGGCGGTCGGGTGATGAACGCGGACGAGGCGGTCGAGTTTTTGATGGAGCGCTGCGACCTCGCCCCCGCGGAGATCGCCGACAGCCTGCATCCGGCCCCGCCGCGGGCGATCGTGGTGCGGGTGTTGAACAATCTGAAGGCGATCCACGCCCGCCGCGGCGACTGGAACGCGGCCTGGACGGTGCAGACGCGCATCTCGGCCCTCTGCCCGGCCGACTATACGGAGCGCCGCGACCTCGCCCTGATCGCCCTCCACGCCGGCCGCGCCGGCCAGGCGGTCGACCTGCTGACCGCCCTCCTCCCGGACGCCCCCACGGCGGAGAAACCGGTCCTCAAGCGCCACCTCAGCCGAGCCGTGGCCCAGGTGAGCAAGTGGAACTGA
- a CDS encoding class I SAM-dependent methyltransferase, producing the protein MNRPLPRRRAATLFLLAVACAPGVGVSWAQEEVAPAPESVKPGINDRFLNEDLDAAEWAGRFEVESREAFAAREAVVAALKVEPGQTVADVGAGTGTHMELFAAAVGQGGRLFAVDLAPAFVARLRDRAAERGISQITPVLCSERSVMLPANSCDLVFNCDTYHHFEFPDRTLDSIRAALKPGGRLAVMDFERIPGVSSEWTLGHVRAGKATVRAEIEAAGLEFVAEPKVEGLSENYLIIFRKPLPAPDAAE; encoded by the coding sequence ATGAATCGTCCTCTGCCCCGCCGCCGCGCCGCGACCCTGTTCCTTCTGGCCGTCGCGTGCGCCCCCGGCGTGGGCGTGAGTTGGGCTCAGGAGGAGGTCGCCCCGGCGCCGGAGTCGGTGAAGCCGGGGATTAACGACCGCTTCCTCAACGAGGACCTCGACGCCGCGGAGTGGGCCGGGCGGTTCGAGGTGGAAAGCCGGGAGGCGTTCGCCGCCCGGGAAGCGGTCGTCGCCGCGTTGAAGGTCGAACCGGGGCAGACGGTGGCGGACGTCGGCGCCGGGACCGGCACGCACATGGAGCTGTTCGCCGCGGCGGTGGGGCAGGGCGGCCGGCTGTTCGCGGTCGATCTGGCGCCGGCCTTCGTGGCCCGGCTGCGGGACCGGGCCGCCGAGCGGGGGATCTCGCAGATCACCCCGGTGCTGTGCTCGGAACGCTCCGTGATGCTGCCGGCGAACTCCTGCGACCTCGTCTTTAATTGCGACACCTATCACCACTTCGAGTTCCCCGACCGCACGCTGGATTCGATCCGCGCCGCCCTGAAGCCCGGCGGGCGCTTAGCGGTGATGGACTTTGAGCGGATCCCGGGCGTCAGTTCGGAATGGACGCTGGGCCACGTGCGGGCCGGCAAGGCGACGGTGCGGGCGGAGATCGAAGCCGCGGGGTTGGAATTCGTCGCTGAGCCGAAGGTGGAGGGGCTCTCCGAAAACTACCTCATCATCTTCCGCAAACCGCTCCCCGCGCCGGACGCCGCGGAGTGA
- a CDS encoding cytochrome c — protein sequence MKFASPSPLAVWTLAACGAVAAAGCGGSDPNGAPSANGDPSPNGAPAANGDPAGNAPAGRAAADAGGIAPFTDPAGRKWLNKTIPYDAYATAPDRSPGAAAAVATTNAGPRNLLAGIGSGMSAPRSPGGPAMGAPVDVGRGATPSPAMAGGMGSGAVGEEPTGEDSGGWGTVISAEDLRDEIKRSRNEIAAAVGTVAAFNRMQADLPAEAAALAAMAQITAEHPGAVPWKENADAVRTLAVRVGEAAGSRGRTARDEARESFDPLDSILGGNPPPDGAVAEFDRQIDAPRGDLMKRMGTALKYLQQEAPDADTMTANADDLARQAAVLAALGRFTAHEAYDNAAEPDYQQWASGLTAAAIEAGRKTGAVYDVPNNLREVPDYAAFRAAVDRAAATCADCHGAYR from the coding sequence ATGAAGTTCGCCTCGCCCTCCCCGCTCGCCGTGTGGACGCTCGCCGCGTGCGGGGCGGTCGCCGCGGCCGGGTGCGGCGGCTCCGACCCCAACGGCGCCCCTTCTGCCAACGGCGACCCCTCGCCCAACGGCGCCCCTGCCGCAAACGGCGACCCCGCAGGGAACGCCCCCGCCGGGCGAGCGGCCGCCGACGCCGGCGGCATCGCCCCCTTCACGGACCCGGCGGGGCGAAAGTGGTTGAACAAGACGATTCCCTACGACGCCTACGCCACGGCCCCGGATCGCAGCCCGGGCGCCGCCGCCGCCGTGGCGACGACCAACGCCGGCCCCCGCAACCTGCTGGCGGGCATCGGCTCCGGCATGTCCGCCCCCCGCAGCCCGGGCGGCCCCGCGATGGGCGCCCCGGTCGACGTCGGCCGCGGGGCGACGCCCTCCCCGGCGATGGCCGGCGGCATGGGCTCCGGGGCCGTGGGCGAGGAGCCGACGGGCGAGGACTCCGGCGGCTGGGGGACGGTGATCTCCGCGGAGGACCTGCGGGACGAAATTAAACGCTCCCGCAACGAGATCGCCGCCGCGGTCGGCACGGTGGCGGCCTTCAACCGCATGCAGGCCGATCTGCCCGCGGAGGCCGCGGCGCTGGCGGCGATGGCTCAGATCACCGCGGAGCACCCCGGCGCCGTGCCGTGGAAGGAGAACGCCGACGCCGTCCGCACCCTCGCCGTCCGCGTGGGCGAAGCGGCCGGCTCCCGCGGCCGCACGGCCCGGGACGAGGCCCGGGAATCGTTCGACCCGCTGGACTCCATCCTCGGCGGCAACCCCCCGCCGGACGGCGCCGTCGCGGAGTTCGATCGCCAGATCGACGCCCCCCGCGGCGACCTGATGAAGCGGATGGGAACCGCCCTCAAATACCTCCAACAGGAGGCCCCCGACGCCGACACGATGACGGCGAACGCCGACGACCTCGCCCGGCAGGCCGCGGTCCTGGCCGCCCTGGGCCGCTTCACCGCTCACGAGGCATACGACAACGCCGCCGAGCCGGACTATCAGCAGTGGGCGAGCGGCCTGACTGCCGCCGCGATTGAGGCCGGTCGCAAAACCGGCGCGGTCTACGATGTGCCGAACAACCTCCGGGAGGTTCCGGACTACGCCGCCTTCCGGGCCGCCGTCGACCGGGCCGCCGCCACCTGCGCCGACTGCCACGGCGCCTACCGCTGA
- a CDS encoding Mur ligase family protein — translation MNVTVMGLGVHGGGAGAVRSFCRRGARVTLTDRRTEQELAEPLAALGCEPAVFKLGGHDPADFLNADLVVASPAVPYRHEFLEAARSVGVPVTTELAVAAAALPANVATAAVTGSNGKSTTCALLHAMLTARHARLGRGAAWLAGNGGGSLLDRMDDVRPGDAVVWEVSSFQLEYLAEVQFRADAAVVTNFAPNHLDWHGTLAAYRSAKQALLEHLRPADTAVLNAADLDVRTWPTAARRVLFETRICPLPGVHNAQNAAAAEAAALALDCTAADAEAGLKTAVLPPHRLHCVAERGRVRFVDDSAATTPESVIAALEALPAPLFLIAGGADKGADLSAAAAAIAARTAGAYFLGTTGPRWRELTLAANPRHPAIHCGDLPAAFAAALTAAEPTGGTVLLSPGCSSLDQFASFEARGAAFAALAGSYSASSSRE, via the coding sequence ATGAACGTCACCGTGATGGGCCTCGGCGTCCACGGCGGCGGGGCCGGGGCGGTGCGGTCTTTCTGCCGACGGGGGGCGCGGGTCACGCTCACCGATCGGCGGACGGAGCAGGAGCTGGCCGAACCGTTGGCCGCCCTGGGTTGCGAGCCGGCGGTGTTCAAACTCGGCGGGCACGACCCGGCGGACTTTTTGAACGCCGATTTGGTCGTCGCCTCGCCCGCGGTTCCTTATCGGCATGAATTTTTGGAGGCGGCCCGCAGCGTCGGCGTGCCGGTGACGACGGAACTGGCCGTCGCCGCCGCCGCCCTGCCGGCGAACGTGGCGACCGCCGCGGTGACCGGCTCCAACGGCAAGAGCACCACCTGCGCCCTGCTGCACGCGATGCTGACCGCCAGGCACGCCCGCCTCGGCCGCGGCGCCGCGTGGCTGGCCGGCAACGGCGGGGGCAGTTTATTGGACCGCATGGACGACGTGCGGCCGGGCGATGCGGTGGTCTGGGAGGTGAGCAGTTTTCAACTGGAATATCTCGCCGAGGTGCAGTTCCGGGCGGACGCCGCGGTGGTGACAAACTTCGCCCCCAACCACCTCGACTGGCACGGCACGCTGGCCGCATATCGCTCCGCCAAACAGGCCCTGTTGGAGCACCTGCGCCCCGCGGACACGGCCGTCTTGAACGCGGCGGACCTGGACGTGCGCACCTGGCCGACGGCGGCCCGGCGGGTTCTGTTCGAGACCCGCATCTGTCCGCTGCCGGGCGTTCATAACGCTCAAAACGCCGCCGCCGCGGAGGCCGCGGCGCTGGCGCTGGACTGCACGGCGGCGGACGCGGAGGCGGGATTAAAAACCGCCGTGCTCCCCCCGCACCGGCTGCACTGCGTGGCCGAGCGGGGCCGCGTGCGGTTCGTCGACGACAGCGCCGCCACGACGCCGGAGAGCGTGATCGCCGCCCTGGAGGCGCTGCCGGCCCCGCTGTTCCTGATCGCCGGCGGGGCCGACAAGGGGGCCGACCTGTCCGCCGCGGCCGCCGCGATCGCCGCCCGAACCGCGGGGGCCTATTTCCTCGGCACGACGGGGCCGCGATGGCGGGAACTGACGCTCGCCGCGAACCCCCGCCATCCCGCAATCCACTGCGGCGACCTCCCCGCCGCCTTCGCCGCCGCCCTCACCGCCGCGGAGCCGACCGGCGGAACGGTGTTGTTATCGCCCGGCTGTTCGAGCCTGGATCAATTCGCCAGTTTCGAAGCCCGCGGGGCGGCGTTCGCGGCGTTGGCCGGGAGTTATTCGGCCTCTTCATCGCGAGAATAA
- a CDS encoding calcium:proton antiporter gives MAKSAPPPAAPAPKKKPVVPHRTRPFWKTLPKIAALLALGLPAVLFLQFSGVGDDAPGWLFVAAALAILGTVTLIGKATEEVALYAGPLWGGLLNATFGNVTELIIAVFALSEGPKLYPVVRASITGSILGNLLLVLGAAMVYGGTKYTTQKFSRTGAHANVGMLWVTVLILSVPALVHLVAELPGLDPTLVPAAEELVEAGAGEEGPSRVERLAEAKTIAAEYTDEVTLAGAGILLGLYVLMLIFSLRTHRFLLRSDEAEHEAPEWSVKTAAAVLLGATLCVAYLSEAFVHAIDLFRESGTLDISELFLGVVVVAVVGNAAEGLVAVWVARENKMELSFQIAMGSSLQVALLVAPVLVFASGFMNGWGPGELMTLEFSLFELLSLAAAVLVAGNALSDGESNWLEGAMFLAMYVFFALVFWFHP, from the coding sequence ATGGCCAAATCCGCCCCGCCTCCCGCCGCTCCGGCGCCGAAGAAGAAGCCCGTCGTGCCGCACCGCACGCGGCCGTTCTGGAAGACCCTGCCGAAGATCGCCGCCCTGCTGGCCCTCGGTCTGCCGGCCGTGCTGTTCCTGCAGTTCTCCGGCGTCGGCGACGACGCCCCCGGCTGGCTGTTCGTCGCCGCGGCGCTGGCGATCCTGGGCACCGTCACGCTGATCGGCAAAGCGACTGAGGAAGTCGCCCTCTACGCCGGCCCACTGTGGGGCGGCCTGTTGAACGCGACCTTCGGCAACGTCACCGAACTCATCATCGCCGTGTTCGCCCTCTCGGAGGGCCCCAAGCTGTATCCCGTGGTGCGGGCCAGCATCACCGGGTCGATCCTCGGCAACCTGTTGTTGGTCCTGGGGGCGGCGATGGTTTACGGCGGGACGAAATATACGACGCAGAAGTTCAGCCGCACCGGCGCCCACGCCAATGTGGGCATGCTGTGGGTGACGGTCCTCATCCTCTCCGTGCCGGCGCTGGTGCATCTGGTCGCGGAGTTGCCCGGCCTCGACCCGACGCTCGTCCCGGCGGCGGAGGAACTGGTCGAAGCCGGGGCGGGCGAGGAAGGCCCGAGCCGCGTCGAGCGGCTGGCCGAGGCGAAGACGATCGCCGCCGAGTACACGGACGAAGTCACCCTCGCCGGGGCCGGCATCCTGCTGGGCCTGTACGTGCTCATGCTGATCTTCAGTCTGCGGACGCACCGCTTCCTGCTGCGGTCCGACGAGGCGGAGCACGAGGCGCCGGAGTGGTCGGTGAAGACCGCCGCCGCCGTGCTGCTGGGGGCCACGCTGTGCGTCGCCTATCTCTCGGAGGCGTTCGTGCACGCCATCGACCTGTTCCGGGAGAGCGGCACGCTGGATATCAGCGAGTTGTTCCTGGGCGTGGTGGTCGTCGCGGTGGTCGGCAACGCGGCGGAGGGGCTGGTCGCCGTCTGGGTCGCCCGGGAGAACAAGATGGAGCTCTCCTTCCAGATCGCCATGGGCAGCAGTTTGCAGGTCGCGTTGCTGGTCGCCCCCGTGCTGGTGTTCGCCAGCGGCTTTATGAACGGCTGGGGGCCGGGCGAGTTGATGACGCTGGAGTTCAGCCTGTTCGAACTGCTCAGCCTCGCCGCGGCGGTGCTGGTCGCGGGGAACGCCCTGTCCGACGGGGAGTCGAACTGGCTGGAAGGAGCGATGTTCCTGGCGATGTACGTGTTCTTCGCCCTCGTCTTCTGGTTTCACCCTTGA
- a CDS encoding APC family permease, producing the protein MTTAPTAAEPGEPESGNAGGGSFNTAALAAVVAASMIGAGVWTTSGYTLAALGTPERVMLVWALGGALALCGAAAYGGLAERVRGSGGEYLFLARTVHPLAGFLAGWVSLLAGFTGAAAFAGLVLEGYLWPDRPEDVPPGLVAAAAVLLCGALHALTPRGGTRTQTVVVAAKLALITLFCLYAGDRWLRGYFVNAATFPMEPPADAPAGWALIAALAGQLVWISASYSGFNAAVYVAGEARDPGRSVPRAMLWGTAAVTVLYLLLNAVFVFAPPIERVAGQNDVAAVAARFLGGGQLEFAVRAVICIGLVTSLSALVQTGPRVYAKMAADGLFPLPKLFRLREDGSAPPSTVLLQAALVAALCLSGTTIRGWLDYLGLTLSLSAAGAVACLFLLKSRGEPVPAWRLACGAVFVLATVGLAAVKLLNPPAWFHPLGPPAGLAATVISGAVLYWAFAAWKDPQKDRPVASL; encoded by the coding sequence GTGACGACTGCACCGACAGCGGCCGAGCCCGGCGAACCCGAGTCCGGGAACGCCGGCGGCGGGTCCTTCAACACGGCGGCGCTGGCCGCGGTGGTGGCGGCGTCGATGATCGGCGCCGGCGTGTGGACGACCTCCGGCTACACCCTGGCGGCGTTGGGCACGCCGGAGCGGGTGATGCTCGTCTGGGCGCTGGGCGGGGCGCTGGCGCTGTGCGGGGCGGCGGCCTACGGCGGGCTGGCGGAGCGCGTGCGGGGCAGCGGGGGGGAGTATTTATTTCTCGCCCGCACCGTTCACCCGCTCGCCGGATTCCTCGCCGGGTGGGTCAGTCTGCTGGCCGGCTTCACCGGGGCGGCGGCGTTCGCGGGGCTGGTGCTGGAGGGCTACCTCTGGCCGGACCGGCCGGAGGACGTCCCGCCGGGGCTGGTCGCCGCCGCCGCCGTGCTGCTGTGCGGGGCGCTGCACGCCCTCACCCCCCGCGGCGGGACGCGGACGCAAACCGTCGTGGTCGCGGCGAAGCTGGCGCTGATCACGCTGTTCTGCCTGTACGCCGGGGACCGCTGGCTCCGCGGGTACTTCGTCAACGCGGCAACCTTTCCCATGGAACCGCCGGCGGACGCCCCGGCCGGCTGGGCGCTGATCGCGGCGCTCGCGGGGCAGTTGGTGTGGATCTCGGCGAGCTACTCCGGCTTCAACGCCGCGGTGTACGTCGCCGGGGAGGCCCGCGATCCCGGCCGCAGCGTCCCCCGGGCGATGCTGTGGGGCACGGCGGCGGTCACGGTTCTTTATTTGCTGTTGAACGCCGTGTTCGTGTTCGCCCCGCCGATCGAGCGAGTCGCAGGTCAGAATGACGTGGCGGCGGTCGCGGCGCGGTTTCTGGGCGGGGGGCAGCTGGAGTTCGCCGTGCGGGCGGTGATCTGCATCGGTCTCGTCACCAGCCTGTCGGCGCTGGTGCAGACCGGCCCGCGGGTCTATGCGAAAATGGCCGCCGACGGCCTGTTCCCCCTGCCGAAGCTGTTCCGGCTGCGTGAAGACGGCTCCGCCCCGCCGTCCACGGTGCTGTTGCAGGCGGCGCTGGTTGCGGCACTGTGCCTCTCCGGCACGACGATCCGCGGGTGGCTGGATTATCTGGGGCTGACGCTCTCCCTCAGCGCCGCCGGGGCGGTCGCCTGTTTGTTCCTGTTGAAGTCGCGGGGCGAACCGGTGCCGGCGTGGCGGTTGGCCTGCGGGGCGGTCTTCGTGCTCGCCACGGTCGGGTTGGCGGCGGTGAAGTTGCTGAACCCGCCGGCATGGTTCCACCCGCTCGGCCCGCCGGCCGGTCTGGCGGCGACCGTGATCAGCGGAGCGGTTCTCTACTGGGCCTTCGCGGCCTGGAAGGACCCACAGAAAGACCGCCCCGTCGCGTCGTTGTGA